Genomic segment of Gammaproteobacteria bacterium:
AGATTCGATAATCGTAAAAATTACGCAAACTGTTGAAAACTTTATTGAGCTATCCGCAGATACACAAAACCTTAATTAAACCAAAACTAACGCCTCAACAACTCACGTCTCAACAAATTGTTTTTGGCAATAACAGGCCTATTTAGTCATTCCTGGTAGATTAAGTAAACAAGAGCTAGAAGCCAGCCTTTGTAATATTGACGAGTTTTAAATTTATCATTTGAAGTTAGGATACCCATTTCAAGATCTTTATTCTAACAATAATATAACAATATTCTGGGGGGGTAATCATCTGTGCCCTGCTCTTTTCATTGCTATATTTAACGAGCTAAAGTGATATATAACTCGCGCCAAAAAATTCAAATTAATTAAACCGCACCTGTATAGCCGCTGTATACGCCGCAGTTATTTATGTGGGCATCAAAGCATTAGCGGTAAAAAACGAGTCTAGCTAAGACGGTACATCAGTCATAAATCTGAATCAGAGTAAAATTTCATCCACCCAAACAACAAGCATAAAAATCAGTCAGTTACAGGAGCCGCCCATAACTAACAAAGGACATGACGCACTGCACAATAAAAGTACATTTCATGATGTTGTACCACCTCAACTGAACAAAATATCGTTGACGTTAGCTATGCAACTTCACTGGCCACTTAGTGATAGTGCGATAACAACACCAAAAGTAATCTCAACTACCAACATGTTGATTAATCGATTTTTTATAGCTATAAAATCTCCAGTGTCACCAATAAATCAATTTGATTTATTAATTGACATCATGCATTTCAAGAGGTAGTTTTAACAACTTGCTCAATAGTCTAGCGTTTATTCACATCCTCTAGAAAGAGGCTTGTGGTGTTCTTTCATCAGAGGAGATTTTATGAAATTGTCTAAAATTGGTTTATCTATTGCTTTTACCCTGAGTGTTTCAATGGCCGCGCAAGCAGCTGATGTTGAAGTTCTTCATTATTGGACTTCAGGCGGTGAAGCCAAGTCAGTGGTTGAGCTAAAGAAGTTGTTGGAATCAAAAGGACACACATGGAAAGACTTTGCTGTGGCTGGCGGTGGCGGTGAAAGTGCGATGACAGTACTAAAATCACGCGTTGTCTCTGGTAATCCTCCTGCAGCAGCGCAGATTAAAGGACCAAGCATTCAAGAATGGGGCGCTGAAGGCGTACTTGCCAATATCGACAGAGTTGCTAAAGCCGAAGGTTGGGATAACTTACTTCCTAGCGTAGTTTCTGACGTAATGAAGTATGACGGTAAATACGTTGCTGTTCCTGTTAACGTTCATCGTGTTAACTGGATGTGGGCTAACCCAGCAGTATTCAAAAAAGCAGGCGCAACAATTCCAACAACTTGGGATGAGTTTTTCGTTGCAGCAGAAAAAATTAAAGCCGCAGGTATTACAGCCGTTGCTCATGGTGGACAGCCTTGGCAGGACGCAACAACTTTTGAGTCAGTGGTACTGGGTACTGCAGGTGCTGAGTTTTACAAAAAAGCATTTGTTGAACTAGATCCTGAAGCTATAAACAGCCCACAGATGATTGAAGCACTTGAAATATTCCGTAAGATCAAGCAATACACTGATGAAGGTGCTCCGGGTCGTGACTGGAACCTTGCTACCACCATGGTAATCAAGGGTGAAGCGGGCATGCAGTTCATGGGTGATTGGGCCAAAGGTGAATTTACCTCAGCCGGTAAAAAGCCAGGCGTTGACTATATCTGTGCTCCGGCACCAGGTACTGCAAAAGACTTTACCTTCAATATCGATAGCTTTGTTATGTTTGACCTAGATAACAAGGAACTACAGAAGGGCCAGGATGATTTAGCCAGTACAATCTTAAGTCCGCAGTTCCAAGAAGTATTCAACTTGAACAAGGGTTCTATTCCTGTTCGTCTGAACCTATCAATGGAAAAATTTGATGATTGTGCCAAGCTATCATCAACAGATTTTGTTGAGTCAGCGAAGCGTGACACGTTAGTGCCGAGTATGGCACATGGTATGTCTACATTTTCTGCAACTCAGGGTGCAATTTATGACACTGTGACAGAATTTTACAATAACGATAGAGTTACGGCTAAAGAAGCTGCTGCCAAGATGGTTAAAGCTATCGCAGCCGCTGCTGATAATTAATCATTAGTTTGACCGTTGTGGTAAAACCCAGTCCTTGTGCTGGGTTTTAATTTTCTACCATCTTCCTTTTTCAGGAGGGTTCGTTTATGAGCGTATCCAATAAACCCAAGTTTTCCTTTGGGGACATTCTCCCCAAAATAGTGGTTGCCCCTACCTTTGTTGCAACACTTATTTTTATCTACGGCTTTGTGCTGTGGAACGCATGGCTGTCTTTTAGCTCCTCTCGTATGTTACCGAAATATGATTGGGCCGGCTTAAAGCAGTATGAACGTCTGTTTGCAAATGACCGTTGGTGGGTCGCTGCAGAAAATTTATTAATATTCGGCGTGTTATTCATCGTTATTTGTTTGGTCATTGGCTTGTTTTTAGCCATTTTCCTTGACCAAAAAATTCGTGCAGAAGGTGCTATTCGTACCATCTACCTTTATCCAATGGCGTTGTCATTCATCGTGACGGGTACCGCTTGGAAATGGATATTAAATCCTGAGCAAGGTCTGCAGAAAATGTTCCGAGAGATGGGCTGGGAGTCTTTTACCTTCGACTGGCTGGTCAATAGTGACATGGCTATTTATACCGTGGTTATCGCGGGTGTTTGGCAGTCTTCAGGTTTTGTGATGGCGCTGTGCCTTGCTGGTTTACGCGGTGTCGATGAAAACATTGTAAAAGCTGCGCGGGTTGATGGTGCATCAATGCCGTTGATTTATCGTAAGATTATTATCCCTGGTTTAGGTCCGGTATTTTTCAGTGCGATAATTGTATTAACGCACATTGCCATTAAGAGCTTTGATTTAATCGTGGCGCTAACGGGCGGTGGTCCGGGTTATGCGACCGATGTACCTGCAACCTTTATGTATACCTATGCGTTTACTCGTGGACAAATTGGGGTCGGTTCAGCAGCGGCGATGATGATGTTAATGGCCGTTCTGGCGATTATCGTGCCTTATCTCTACTCTGAGCTTCGGGAGAAAAAACAATGAGTATCAGTCGTGTATTAATTTATTGTCTATTAGCAGTTGCGGCTATCTTTTATTTATTACCTTTAGTGGTAATGGTGATTACGTCACTTAAAGATTTAGATGAAATTCGTAACGGTACTATACTGTCCCTCCCCCAGTCATTGAATTTTGATGCTTGGGGTAAGGCATGGAGTACGGCATGTACCGGAGCGACTTGTGAAGGATTAAAAGGTTATTTCTGGAACTCAGTATCGATTGTTGCGCCAGCGGTTATTATCTCAACTATTCTCGGCGCGCTCAATGGTTATGTGCTGACTAAGTGGAAATTTCGCGGCAGTAACCTGTTCTTTGGTATGTTGCTTATCGGCACCATGATCCCATTTCAAGTTATTTTACTGCCAATGGCGAGAACTCTCGGCTTCTTGGGACTTTCAGGCACCAGTTATGGCCTGATTATGGTCCATATTATTTATGGATTAGCATTTACCACCCTGTTTTTTAGAAACTACTACATCACGGTTCCTAATGAATTGGTTAATGCAGCACGAATTGATGGTGCTGGTTTTTGGATGATTTTCTGGCGAATTATTTTGCCAATCTCGACCCCTATTCTCGTGGTATCCGTTATTTGGCAATTCACTCAAATCTGGAATGACTTCCTGTTTGGCGTCGTTTACTCGGCGGGTGATAATCAACCTATTACGGTTGCGCTCAATAATTTGGTCAATACCAGTACGGGTGTCAAAGAATATAACGTCGATATGGCCGCTGCAATTATCGCGGCATTACCTACGCTTTTGGTTTAT
This window contains:
- a CDS encoding carbohydrate ABC transporter substrate-binding protein, whose translation is MKLSKIGLSIAFTLSVSMAAQAADVEVLHYWTSGGEAKSVVELKKLLESKGHTWKDFAVAGGGGESAMTVLKSRVVSGNPPAAAQIKGPSIQEWGAEGVLANIDRVAKAEGWDNLLPSVVSDVMKYDGKYVAVPVNVHRVNWMWANPAVFKKAGATIPTTWDEFFVAAEKIKAAGITAVAHGGQPWQDATTFESVVLGTAGAEFYKKAFVELDPEAINSPQMIEALEIFRKIKQYTDEGAPGRDWNLATTMVIKGEAGMQFMGDWAKGEFTSAGKKPGVDYICAPAPGTAKDFTFNIDSFVMFDLDNKELQKGQDDLASTILSPQFQEVFNLNKGSIPVRLNLSMEKFDDCAKLSSTDFVESAKRDTLVPSMAHGMSTFSATQGAIYDTVTEFYNNDRVTAKEAAAKMVKAIAAAADN
- a CDS encoding sugar ABC transporter permease encodes the protein MSVSNKPKFSFGDILPKIVVAPTFVATLIFIYGFVLWNAWLSFSSSRMLPKYDWAGLKQYERLFANDRWWVAAENLLIFGVLFIVICLVIGLFLAIFLDQKIRAEGAIRTIYLYPMALSFIVTGTAWKWILNPEQGLQKMFREMGWESFTFDWLVNSDMAIYTVVIAGVWQSSGFVMALCLAGLRGVDENIVKAARVDGASMPLIYRKIIIPGLGPVFFSAIIVLTHIAIKSFDLIVALTGGGPGYATDVPATFMYTYAFTRGQIGVGSAAAMMMLMAVLAIIVPYLYSELREKKQ
- a CDS encoding carbohydrate ABC transporter permease, which codes for MSISRVLIYCLLAVAAIFYLLPLVVMVITSLKDLDEIRNGTILSLPQSLNFDAWGKAWSTACTGATCEGLKGYFWNSVSIVAPAVIISTILGALNGYVLTKWKFRGSNLFFGMLLIGTMIPFQVILLPMARTLGFLGLSGTSYGLIMVHIIYGLAFTTLFFRNYYITVPNELVNAARIDGAGFWMIFWRIILPISTPILVVSVIWQFTQIWNDFLFGVVYSAGDNQPITVALNNLVNTSTGVKEYNVDMAAAIIAALPTLLVYVIAGKYFVRGLTAGAVKG